A region of Streptomyces sp. NBC_01788 DNA encodes the following proteins:
- a CDS encoding class I SAM-dependent methyltransferase translates to MSRWRDLTGETSGDDYAARFAALARSGKDVHGEARFCTALVPAGARVLDAGCGTGRVMIRLAELGYDCVGVDLDASMLAVARKQAPGLPWFQADLAAFEPDRLCIAADFDLVVAAGNILPLLAAGTEAAVVGRLAAVLRAGGLLVAGFGLDEAHLPVPPGITLAEYDDCCAAAGLTLVDRFATWDADPYEGGGYAVSVHRR, encoded by the coding sequence ATGAGCCGTTGGAGGGACTTGACCGGGGAGACGTCCGGTGACGACTACGCCGCACGGTTCGCGGCCCTGGCCCGCAGCGGCAAGGACGTGCACGGTGAGGCGCGGTTCTGCACCGCTCTTGTGCCTGCCGGGGCGCGGGTGCTGGATGCCGGGTGCGGTACCGGGCGGGTCATGATCCGGCTCGCGGAGCTCGGGTACGACTGCGTCGGGGTGGACCTCGACGCGTCGATGCTGGCGGTGGCCCGGAAGCAGGCGCCCGGGCTGCCCTGGTTCCAGGCCGACCTCGCCGCGTTCGAGCCGGACCGGCTCTGCATCGCGGCGGACTTCGACCTCGTGGTCGCCGCGGGCAACATCCTCCCGTTGCTCGCGGCCGGCACCGAGGCCGCGGTCGTCGGGCGCCTGGCCGCCGTCCTGCGTGCGGGTGGCCTGCTGGTCGCCGGCTTCGGCCTGGACGAGGCCCACCTGCCTGTGCCGCCCGGCATCACGCTCGCCGAGTACGACGACTGCTGCGCCGCGGCCGGCCTCACCCTCGTCGACCGCTTCGCCACCTGGGACGCCGACCCCTACGAGGGCGGCGGCTACGCCGTCAGCGTCCACCGCCGGTGA
- a CDS encoding permease, protein MHAVLHALSITGSMTWEITWALILGFALSAVVQAVVRKSTVVALLGDDRPRTLAVAAGLGVASSSCSYAAVALARSLFRKGADFTAAMAFEIASTNLVVELGVILALLMGWQFTAAEFVGGAVMIVLLAVLFRLFLRERLLGQAREQAERGLAGSMEGHAAMDMSVRREGSFTRRLVSREGLTAVSHVFVMEWAAILRDLVVGLLIAGAVAAWVPDSFWRAFFFHGHPLAAKLWGPAIGPLVAIASFVCSIGNVPLAVVLWKGGISFGGVVAFIFADLLILPILSIYRKYYGARMAAFLLGTFYLAMAVAGYVVEFVFGGLGLIPDQADARLPVEGVRWNYTTWLNIAFLLLAALLLLRFRRTGGPDMLRMMGGSPDTGHDRTGPSVP, encoded by the coding sequence ATGCACGCCGTACTGCACGCACTGTCGATCACCGGGTCCATGACCTGGGAGATCACCTGGGCCCTGATCCTGGGCTTCGCCCTCTCCGCGGTCGTCCAGGCCGTGGTCCGCAAGTCCACCGTCGTCGCACTGCTCGGCGACGACCGGCCCCGCACCCTCGCCGTCGCCGCCGGGCTGGGCGTGGCGTCCTCGTCCTGCTCCTACGCCGCCGTGGCCCTGGCCCGCTCCCTGTTCCGCAAGGGCGCCGACTTCACCGCGGCGATGGCCTTCGAGATCGCCTCCACCAACCTCGTCGTCGAGCTCGGCGTCATCCTCGCGCTGCTGATGGGCTGGCAGTTCACCGCGGCCGAGTTCGTCGGCGGCGCCGTCATGATCGTCCTGCTGGCCGTCCTCTTCCGGCTGTTCCTGCGTGAGAGGCTGCTCGGCCAGGCCCGTGAACAGGCGGAACGGGGCCTTGCCGGGTCGATGGAGGGCCACGCGGCGATGGACATGTCCGTGCGGCGCGAGGGGTCCTTCACCCGGCGCCTGGTCTCCCGCGAGGGCCTCACCGCCGTCAGCCACGTCTTCGTCATGGAGTGGGCGGCGATCCTGCGCGACCTGGTCGTCGGCCTGCTCATCGCAGGCGCCGTCGCCGCCTGGGTCCCGGACTCCTTCTGGCGCGCCTTCTTCTTCCACGGCCACCCGCTCGCCGCCAAACTGTGGGGTCCCGCCATCGGCCCACTGGTGGCGATCGCCTCGTTCGTGTGCTCGATCGGCAACGTGCCGCTGGCGGTGGTGCTGTGGAAGGGAGGCATCAGCTTCGGCGGCGTGGTGGCGTTCATCTTCGCCGACCTGCTGATCCTGCCGATCCTCAGTATCTACCGGAAGTACTACGGCGCCCGGATGGCGGCCTTCCTGCTGGGCACCTTCTACCTCGCGATGGCCGTCGCCGGCTATGTCGTGGAATTCGTCTTCGGCGGACTCGGCCTGATCCCCGACCAGGCCGACGCGAGGCTCCCCGTGGAAGGCGTCAGGTGGAACTACACCACCTGGCTCAACATCGCCTTCCTCCTCCTCGCCGCGCTGCTTCTGCTCCGGTTCCGGCGGACCGGCGGGCCGGACATGCTGCGCATGATGGGCGGCTCACCGGACACCGGCCACGACCGGACGGGCCCGTCCGTGCCATGA